From one Desulfovulcanus ferrireducens genomic stretch:
- a CDS encoding nickel-dependent hydrogenase large subunit: MSTFTIPVGPLHVALEEPMYFKVEVEGETVVSLDITAGHVHRGMELLAMNRNFYQNITLTERLCSLCSNSHPCTYCMALEKIAGIQVPERGEYLRVIADEIKRMGSNLFNAGILAHIIGFESLFMHAMEIREIVQDIKETIYGNRMNLAANCIGGVRYDLTTEKVKYITKQLECLKKSLDELYDIYTKNKFVRARTEGVGVLPKEAAIHYGVVGPVARGSGIDYDVRKKSPYAAYDRLKFDVPVEEGCDVRARVMVRLREIFEAIKIVEQCLKDLPHGPTCIDYLPEIPAGEAVAKSEAPRGELIYYLRTNGTDTPERLKWRVPTYMNWEALHVMMPGNKVSDIPLIINSIDPCISCTER; encoded by the coding sequence ATGAGCACTTTTACAATACCTGTTGGCCCGCTGCACGTTGCGTTAGAAGAGCCGATGTATTTCAAGGTAGAAGTTGAAGGAGAGACTGTTGTCAGCTTGGATATAACAGCAGGTCATGTACACCGCGGTATGGAATTATTGGCAATGAATCGTAATTTTTATCAGAACATAACTTTAACCGAGCGTCTTTGTTCTCTGTGCTCAAATAGTCATCCCTGTACTTATTGCATGGCCCTGGAGAAGATTGCCGGAATTCAGGTCCCGGAACGAGGCGAATATCTAAGGGTTATTGCTGATGAAATAAAAAGGATGGGATCCAATTTGTTCAATGCCGGCATTTTGGCTCACATCATCGGTTTTGAGTCCTTGTTCATGCATGCAATGGAGATACGCGAGATAGTTCAGGACATTAAAGAGACTATCTACGGTAATCGGATGAACCTGGCGGCTAATTGTATTGGTGGGGTACGATACGATTTAACTACTGAAAAGGTTAAATATATTACGAAGCAGTTAGAGTGTCTTAAAAAATCATTAGATGAACTATACGATATATATACTAAAAATAAATTTGTTCGGGCTCGAACAGAAGGAGTGGGAGTTTTACCTAAAGAAGCTGCTATTCATTATGGAGTGGTTGGCCCTGTGGCCAGGGGGTCCGGTATAGATTATGATGTACGGAAAAAAAGCCCTTATGCTGCTTATGATAGATTAAAGTTCGATGTCCCTGTTGAAGAGGGTTGTGATGTTAGAGCAAGAGTAATGGTAAGATTGCGTGAAATCTTCGAGGCTATCAAGATTGTTGAACAATGTCTGAAAGACTTGCCTCACGGACCAACTTGTATTGATTATTTGCCGGAAATCCCAGCCGGTGAAGCTGTCGCCAAGTCAGAGGCTCCTCGAGGAGAATTGATTTATTACCTCCGCACCAATGGCACTGACACCCCAGAACGCCTTAAGTGGCGAGTCCCTACTTATATGAATTGGGAAGCGCTCCATGTCATGATGCCCGGAAATAAGGTGTCTGATATTCCGCTTATTATTAATAGTATTGATCCGTGTATCTCGTGTACTGAAAGATAA